A window of the Proteus terrae subsp. cibarius genome harbors these coding sequences:
- the cspD gene encoding cold shock domain-containing protein CspD — protein METGTVKWFNNAKGFGFITPAKGGDDIFAHYSTIRMEGYRTLKAGQKVNYSTIKGPKGDHADLIIPIIE, from the coding sequence ATGGAGACAGGTACAGTAAAGTGGTTCAATAATGCTAAGGGCTTTGGTTTTATTACCCCTGCAAAAGGTGGCGATGATATTTTTGCCCACTATTCAACAATCAGAATGGAAGGTTACCGCACACTTAAAGCGGGGCAGAAAGTTAATTATAGCACGATAAAAGGGCCTAAAGGTGATCACGCTGACCTTATCATTCCTATTATTGAATAG
- the clpS gene encoding ATP-dependent Clp protease adapter ClpS — protein sequence MGQFDFLTETTLREDVHQKNEPPAMYKVILNNDDYTPMDFVVEVLTMYFFLSEEKATQIMLDVHHKGKGVCGVYSADIAETKVAQVNLYARENEYPLLCTLEQA from the coding sequence ATGGGTCAGTTTGATTTTTTAACAGAAACCACGTTAAGGGAAGATGTTCATCAGAAAAATGAGCCACCAGCAATGTATAAGGTGATCTTGAATAATGATGATTACACCCCCATGGATTTTGTTGTAGAAGTGCTTACGATGTATTTTTTCCTTAGCGAGGAAAAAGCAACACAAATTATGTTGGACGTTCATCATAAAGGAAAAGGAGTTTGTGGGGTTTATAGTGCGGATATTGCCGAAACAAAAGTGGCTCAAGTTAATCTGTATGCGAGAGAAAATGAATACCCACTTTTGTGTACTCTTGAACAGGCATGA
- the clpA gene encoding ATP-dependent Clp protease ATP-binding subunit ClpA gives MLNHELELSLNVAFAKARDNRHEFMTVEHLLLALLSNKSAREALEACKVDLAVLREELEVFIRKTTPILPENVDRETQPTLSFQRVLQRAVFHVQSSGKNEVSGANVLVAIFSEQESHAAYLLRKHDVSRLDVVNFISHGISKEDQQNEDLSDMNDMNAQSQQEMPQGDDHMDNFTTNLNQLARQGKIDPLIGRQAELERTIQVLCRRRKNNPLLVGESGVGKTAIAEGLAWRIEQNDVPDVMKGYTIYSLDIGSLLAGTKYRGDFEKRFKALLKTLEKDEKSILFIDEIHTIIGAGAASGGQVDAANLIKPLLSGGRIRVIGSTTYQEFSNIFEKDRALARRFQKIDVTEPSPDETVLIIKGLRQKYEAHHDVRYTNKAIQAAVDLSVKYITDRHLPDKAIDVIDEAGAKTRLVAPSKRKKTINVSDIESVVAKIARIPEKTVSSSDKSMLKNLDNQLKMLVFGQDQAIHALSESIKMSRAGLSQDNKPVGSFLFAGPTGVGKTEVTVQLAKALNVKLLRFDMSEYMERHTVSRLIGAPPGYVGFDQGGLLTDAVIKNPYSVVLLDEIEKAHPDVFNILLQVMDNGTLTDNNGRKADFRNVILVMTTNAGVRETQRKSIGFTEQDNSTDAMVEIKKAFSPEFRNRLDSIIWFNALSPEIISMVVDKFIVELQVQLDDKGVSLEVSQEARQWLCDKGYDRAMGARPMARVIQENLKKPLANEILFGSLVNGGSVSVTLDKLAGKLNYEFVSQEKLAKNEDAVI, from the coding sequence ATGCTTAATCACGAATTAGAGCTGAGTCTTAATGTTGCATTCGCGAAAGCCCGTGATAACAGACACGAATTTATGACTGTAGAGCACCTGTTGTTGGCGCTATTAAGTAATAAATCGGCACGCGAAGCATTGGAAGCTTGTAAAGTCGATCTGGCAGTCTTACGCGAAGAACTTGAAGTTTTTATTCGTAAAACAACCCCAATTTTGCCTGAAAATGTGGACAGAGAAACACAGCCAACGCTGAGTTTTCAGCGTGTATTACAGCGCGCTGTTTTTCACGTTCAATCATCAGGCAAAAACGAAGTCTCTGGTGCTAACGTGCTGGTGGCTATTTTTAGTGAACAAGAATCTCACGCAGCTTACTTATTACGTAAACACGACGTTAGTCGCCTTGATGTCGTTAACTTTATTTCTCATGGCATTTCGAAAGAAGATCAACAAAACGAAGATCTTTCTGACATGAATGATATGAATGCGCAATCTCAACAAGAGATGCCGCAAGGCGACGATCATATGGATAATTTTACCACTAACCTTAATCAGTTAGCGCGCCAAGGTAAAATTGATCCCCTAATTGGGCGTCAAGCTGAATTAGAAAGAACAATCCAAGTGTTATGTCGTCGTCGCAAAAATAATCCATTATTAGTGGGCGAATCAGGTGTCGGTAAAACAGCTATTGCAGAAGGGCTTGCATGGCGTATTGAGCAAAATGATGTTCCTGATGTGATGAAAGGTTACACTATTTATTCACTCGATATTGGTTCGCTTTTAGCGGGAACTAAATACCGTGGCGATTTCGAAAAACGTTTTAAAGCATTACTGAAAACCCTCGAAAAAGATGAAAAAAGCATCTTATTTATTGATGAGATCCACACCATTATCGGTGCGGGAGCTGCATCGGGTGGGCAAGTTGATGCGGCAAACTTAATTAAACCATTGTTATCTGGTGGTCGAATTCGTGTTATAGGCTCTACGACTTATCAAGAATTTAGTAATATCTTTGAAAAAGACAGAGCGCTTGCGCGTCGCTTCCAAAAAATTGATGTGACTGAACCATCCCCAGATGAGACCGTCTTGATCATTAAAGGATTGCGCCAAAAATACGAAGCACACCATGATGTACGTTATACCAATAAAGCCATTCAGGCAGCGGTGGACCTATCGGTTAAATACATCACAGATAGACATCTACCTGATAAAGCTATCGATGTTATTGATGAAGCAGGCGCAAAAACACGTTTAGTTGCACCAAGCAAACGTAAAAAAACTATTAATGTCTCAGATATTGAATCAGTCGTAGCTAAAATTGCACGTATTCCTGAAAAAACAGTTTCTAGCAGTGATAAATCAATGCTAAAAAATCTCGACAACCAATTAAAAATGTTGGTATTCGGTCAGGATCAAGCGATCCATGCCTTGTCTGAATCGATAAAGATGAGTCGAGCAGGATTAAGCCAAGATAATAAACCGGTGGGTTCATTCTTATTTGCAGGCCCTACTGGGGTAGGTAAAACGGAAGTCACTGTACAGCTAGCTAAAGCATTAAATGTGAAGTTGCTACGCTTTGATATGTCTGAATATATGGAAAGACATACGGTCAGCCGTTTAATTGGTGCTCCTCCTGGTTATGTTGGTTTTGATCAAGGGGGATTATTAACAGACGCTGTCATTAAAAATCCATATTCCGTAGTGTTACTTGATGAAATTGAGAAAGCACATCCGGATGTGTTCAATATCCTGTTACAGGTAATGGATAACGGTACATTAACGGATAACAATGGTCGTAAAGCAGATTTCCGTAATGTCATTTTAGTGATGACAACCAATGCAGGTGTGCGTGAAACACAACGTAAATCAATAGGGTTTACAGAGCAAGATAACAGCACTGATGCGATGGTTGAAATCAAAAAAGCCTTCTCACCTGAATTCCGTAATCGTTTAGATAGTATTATTTGGTTTAATGCATTATCGCCAGAAATTATCTCTATGGTGGTGGATAAATTTATTGTCGAACTACAAGTGCAGTTAGATGATAAAGGGGTATCGCTAGAAGTGAGCCAAGAAGCACGCCAATGGTTGTGTGATAAAGGCTATGATAGAGCGATGGGTGCAAGACCAATGGCGCGTGTTATTCAAGAAAACTTGAAAAAACCATTAGCTAATGAGATTTTATTCGGTTCTCTTGTTAATGGTGGATCGGTTTCTGTGACACTAGATAAACTGGCAGGCAAATTGAATTATGAGTTTGTTAGCCAAGAAAAATTGGCCAAGAATGAAGATGCCGTTATCTAA